The genomic interval ACCGTCGCCGAGATCGAGGCCAACAAGGCCTCGATCCGCGGCGTGTTCTCGAAGGTGCTGCGCTATGGCGACGGGCACTCCGACGCCGTCATGCTCGACAATGCGGAATGGCTGACCAAGCTCAACTGGATCGAAATGCTGCGCGACATCGGCAAGCATTTTTCGGTCAACCGCATGCTGACGATGGACTCCGTGCGCCTGCGCCTCGAGCGCGAGCAGGAGATGAGCTTCATCGAGTTCAACTACATGATCTGCCAGGCCTACGACTACGTCGAGCTGTCGCGCCGCGTCGGCTGCCGCTTGCAGATGGGCGGCTCCGACCAGTGGGGCAACATCATCATGGGCGTCGATCTCGGCCGCCGCATGGGGACGCCGCAGCTTTTTGCGCTGACCACGCCGCTGCTCACGACGGCCTCGGGCGCCAAGATGGGCAAGACGGCGCAGGGCGCGGTCTGGCTGAATTCCGACCAGTTCTCGCCCTATGACTTCTGGCAGTACTGGCGCAACACCGAGGATGCCGACGTCGGCAAGTTCCTGAAGCTGTTCACGACGCTGCCGATCAGCGAGATCGCAAAGCTCGAGGCGCTCGCTGGCTCGGAGATCAACGAGGCCAAGAAGGTGCTGGCGACGGAAGCAACCGCGCTGCTGCACGGCCGCGACGCCGCGAACGAAGCCGCGGAAACCGCGCGGCGGACCTTTGAGGAAGGCGCGCTGGCCGAGAGCCTGCCGACGGTCGAAATTCCGCGTGGCGAACTCGACGCCGGCGTCGGCGTACTCAACGCCTTCGTCAAGGCCGGACTCGTCGCCTCGAACGGCGAGGCACGGCGCCAGATCAAGGGCGGCGGCCTGCGCGTGAATGACGTGTCCGTCACCGACGAGAAGATGACGCTGACGCCGGCAATGCTCACGCCGGAAGGCCTGATAAAACTCTCGCTCGGCAAGAAGCGGCACGTCCTCCTCAAGCCTGCATAGGCGTATTCGCTTTTCACTGCTTGCCAGGGCTCGCGGAAGCGCGCTCCCTGACGGGCAATGGACCAGAACACGCCCAAGGAAAGCGTCAAGGAAAACGTCAAGGAAGCAAGAGCGCGCGAGCCGGTGCGCGTGGCCCTCGTCGTGCTCGCGCTCTGCTTCACGCTGTCGTTGCTCGGCCGCGGGCTCGGCGATAGCTTTACCGTGTTCCTGAAGCCGATCTCGGAAAGTTTTGGCTGGGATCGCGCGCAGATCGTCTCGGTCTATTCGCTGACCTGGCTCGCAAGCGGCCTCACCGCGCCGTTCGTCGGACGCCTGTTCGATCACTCCGGACCGCGCTCAGTCTACGCGCTTGGGCTGTTGCTGCTCGGCGCCGCCTTCCTGATCGCGGCGCACGCACAGCATCTCTGGCAGCTCCAGCTCTCGATCGGCCTTTGCGTCGGCATCGGCGTCGCCTTCATCGGCATCGTGCCGAACTCGATCCTGCTCGGCCGCTGGTTCGGCCCACGCCTACCGACCGCGATGTCGGTGGTCTATTCGGCGATGGGTGGCGGCGTGCTCGCGCTGTTGCCGGTCTCGCAGATCCTGATCGACCATGTCGGCTGGCGCAGCACCTACCAGATCTTCGGCTTCGCCGCGCTCGGCCTGCTCTTCCCGCTGCTCTTGCTGCCGTGGCGGATGTTCGCGTCGGGCTCGCCGCATATCGTGAAGAAGACCGGTCCCGATGTCGTCGACGACGGCTGGACGCTCGCCCGCGCAACGCGCCATCACGCGTTCTGGGCACTGTTCTCGACCTTCTTCTTCACCGCCGTCGGCATGTACGCGATCGCCGCCCAGATCGTCGCCTATCTGATCGATGCGGGCTTTCCGCCGTTGCAGGCCGCGACCGCCTGGGGCTTTTCCGGCGTGGTGCTGGTGTTCGGCATGTTAGGGGTGTCCGCGCTCGACGGCGTGATCGGTCGCCGGCCGTCGGTGCTGCTCAGCTACGCGATCTCGATCCTCGGCATCTTCCTGCTCTGGCTGCTGCAATATGGGCCGAACACGATTCTGCTCACCGGCTTCGTCGTTTGCTTCGGCAGCATGATGGGCTCGCGAGGGCCTTTGATCTCCGCAACCGCGATGAAGATCTTCAGGGGTAAGCGGGTCGGCACGATCTACGGAACCATTTCGATCGGCAGCGGTTTGGGTTCGGCGTTCGGCTCATGGGCCGGCGGCCTGATCCATGACGCGACGGGCGGCTACAATCTGCTGCTCGCCTTCGCACTTGCGAGCGTCGTGCTCGGCATGATCCCGTTCCTGGTCGTGCCCGCGTTGCGGCGCTAGGTGTACTGGAGGTTACCTGCAACCCTGGCCGTAACCCGGAAAATTACGGAGACGAAATCTGCGACCAGCGAGGCCTAACGCCGAAGCTGCAGTGTTTTGCCCTACATGACGAAAAAGTCAGCGCGAAATCACAACGTGCGACTTGCAGGGTGGAACCGAATGCGATTCAAGTCGCAACGGGAATTGGATGGAAGGGCGCTAATCATGATCTCTCTCTCTCGCTTTCAGCCGGCTCTGTTGAGCCTGTTTCGCTTCATCACGGGTCTGCTGCTGCTCCAGTACGGCATCGCAAAAATCTTCAAGTTTCCTGTGGTCCCCTACTTCGCCGACATTCCGCCGCTGATCTGGACGGCGGGCGCACTCGAGCTCGTGCTCGGCGCCGCACTGATGATCGGCCTGTTCACGCGGATCTCGGCCTTCGTGCTGTCAGGCGAAATGGCGTTCGCCTACTTCATGGGCCACATGTTCAAGAGCGGCTCGCCGGTGTTCTTGCCGCTGCTAAACGGCGGCACCGCGGCGATCCTGTTCTGCTTCGCCTGTCTCTATCTCTCGGCAGCCGGCGGTGGCCCGATCAGCGTCGATGCGTTGGTCCGCAAGGAAAGCGGCGAGCCGAGCGGCGCCCTGGCAGGACGCTAAATCTGCGCAAACGACTTGAGACGGCGCCGGCGCACTGCGCTGGCGCCGTTTTATTTTGTTCCCAGCACGTTCCAGATCACGGCCAGTGCTGCGGCCAGCAGCACGGCCATGATGATGCGGTGAACGAAGCGGTTCATTGCGGGCCTACCCACGCGAGCTCATGGTCGAAAGCCTCGAGCCGATCTTCTTGGGCTGACTCTTTTACGATCTGAACGGACGCAGGCAGGCGCGTAGCGCCCGGCCGCCTCACGCTATCGCCGCGCCGCATTGCAGCCGATCGAGAGCGACCGCGGCGATCCCGCATCGCCCGACTGCGTCGCCAACTCGTCGATCGGCGAGTTCTGCTTGCCGGTGTTGAATTCGAAGATCTTGCGGAACAGGCCCGGCGCCATCGCCGAGATCGGATTGACACGCATCACGGGCGCGGCCGGCGTGCCGACGACCTCATAGGTCACGCCGATCAAGCCCTCCTTGTCGCCGCCGCCGAGGAAGATGCCGAACAACGGAATCTGGCCAAAGATATTGTTCACCCCGTACATCGGCACGAAGGTGCCGCTCATGCAGACCTGGTTGCCGGGATAGTCGATCGCGCCCTCGATGGTGGCGCCGATCATCGGTCCTTTGACCACGCCGTCGCGGATCGTGAGCGCGCCGTTGTGCCGGGTGAACTCCGCGCGCAATGCCGAGAACGCCACGCCGTTCTGCGCGCCGTTGGGGCCACCCGCTGCAACGCGATCGAGCTGGTCCATTCCCCTCACAGAGAAATCGCGCACATTGATCAGGCCTTCCCTGGCCGTCGGCTCCGACGTCGGCGGCTCCATCGCCACCACCATCTGGCCGCCGTAAACTTTGTTGGTGGTGTCGGTGAAGCGCAGCAAAGCGCCCGCGTCGTTGGTCTGGAGATAGATCACCTCGCGGCTGCCCTGCGCGCGCCCACCGCGCAAGTCGGCCGTGACAGGCGTGTTGCTGCCGACCTTGCCGCTCAGCGAGAACGCCTTGATGGCGCCGTTGCGACGCGACATCTTTGCGTCGACGCTGCGCATCGTCTCGCCGTTGGAGCCGGCGACCGTGCCGAGCTTGACGTCGATATCGAAGTCGACGTTCTTGAGCTTGCTCTTGCCGTCGTCCTTGGTCGTGCCTGAGATCGCCGACTTCAGGAAGCCGCGACCGTCGAACACCTCGCCGCGCATCGTACCCTTGACCACGCCGTCGGCACCGCGCTCGACGCGCAGCGAGGCCTTGTCGCCGTCGGACGGCGAATAGACCGGAAAATTCGCGTTCATGAGGTCGCCGTTCTGATCGATTTCGAGCGCCCCGCGGATCGAGACGCCGGCACCGTCGACGACGATGTCCTCCAGCCGCGTCGATTGCGCCGTCGGCACCACCTTGAAGCTGGCCTTGCCGGACTTGCCCGGCAGCTTGACCCAGCCCGGCAGGATGTTGTCGAGCTTGAGCGAGGTCAGGTCGGCTTCGATGCCGAGGCGCGTGGTCTGCTCGGGACCGCCGGCGATCTTGCCGGAGAGCTTGACCGGGATCGAACCGCTGACGGCGGGGCCCAGATCGAAGCCGAGACGGGCGCGGCTCGCATCGTCGAGCGTGGTTTGCAATTTGACGTCGGCATCACCCTCGGCCGGCTTGCGGTAATCGAGGGAGGCGGCCTGGCCGTTGATCTTGACGTCGCCCTTGACCTGATAGCCCTGGTTGTTGGCGACGATCTTGAGCGTGTTGGCCTCTAACTTCTGGTTCATCACCAGCTTGTCGGCGGCAAAGCCGTTGAGGTCGGCGGTGACGGCGTAGACGGTGTCAGCCTTGGTCAGCTCGCCCTTGACCGGCAGGGCAAGCGAGATGGTCGCGTTGAACGTTCCCTTGCTGGTGTTGGGATCGACGAAGGTCGCGGACAGATCGCTCAGCCGGTCATTGGCGAGCATTTCGGCGGCCGCCGGCACCGGTCCCTCGACGCGGAACCTGCTGCGCGACGGCGACGGTTTTGGCACCATGTCTGGCACCTCGAAGGTGAAATCGGAGATCGTCACCTTGCGCCCTGCCGGCGTGTCGGCGATCCCCTGCCCGATATTGACGGTGGCGGTGCGCCCCGTGACGCGCGCCCGCAAGTCGGCATCATGCACCGACGGCATGCCGTCGACGGGGCGGACGGCAACGCCGTTGGCGACGATGTTGACGGAGAGCCCGTCGTCGGGGATCGGCGGCCCCTTGCGGGAGAGGTTGCGCACCGGCGAATTGACGGCGACCTCGATGCGCTGGAGCGAGCCGCGCTCGATCCGCTCGATCACCCACTCACGAAGCTCGGGGACGACAAGCGTCGGCCACATCCGCTTCATGGCGGACGCCGACATCGGCGTGCCCGCAAAGCCCAGCGTCAATTGCGGCTCGTTGGCATAGTCGACCGTGGCGGTGCCGGCGACGCCGATCTCGCCATTGCTGATATTGGCCTGCGTCAGCAGCACGCGCTTGTGGTCGGTGTCGAAACGGAAGCCGATCGCGATGCGGTTGAACACCAGCGGCGGCTCGTTGTCGATGCCGGCGAGCAGGATCGAACCGCCGCTGAAACCGAGCTGCCAGTCCGTGGTGTTGCCATTGGGCGGCTCGAGATGCGCCAGCAGCGTGACGCGATTGGCGCCCGCGATGACCTTGAACGGTGCGACCAGCACCCGCCGCCCGGAATCCCACTCGACATTGATCTCGGCCGAGTCGATCCCCATCGGATAGTCGGGTGTGTCGGTGTCGATGATGTTGCCGGCGCCGGCGACGATCTTGCCGCGGAAATAGG from Bradyrhizobium arachidis carries:
- a CDS encoding MFS transporter, which encodes MDQNTPKESVKENVKEARAREPVRVALVVLALCFTLSLLGRGLGDSFTVFLKPISESFGWDRAQIVSVYSLTWLASGLTAPFVGRLFDHSGPRSVYALGLLLLGAAFLIAAHAQHLWQLQLSIGLCVGIGVAFIGIVPNSILLGRWFGPRLPTAMSVVYSAMGGGVLALLPVSQILIDHVGWRSTYQIFGFAALGLLFPLLLLPWRMFASGSPHIVKKTGPDVVDDGWTLARATRHHAFWALFSTFFFTAVGMYAIAAQIVAYLIDAGFPPLQAATAWGFSGVVLVFGMLGVSALDGVIGRRPSVLLSYAISILGIFLLWLLQYGPNTILLTGFVVCFGSMMGSRGPLISATAMKIFRGKRVGTIYGTISIGSGLGSAFGSWAGGLIHDATGGYNLLLAFALASVVLGMIPFLVVPALRR
- the tyrS gene encoding tyrosine--tRNA ligase, with amino-acid sequence MSAFKSDFLNILRERGFIHQCSDFEGLDALAAQGQATAYVGYDCTAPSLHIGNYLTMMMLHWLQQSGNKPITLMGGGTTMVGDPSGKDETRAIRTVAEIEANKASIRGVFSKVLRYGDGHSDAVMLDNAEWLTKLNWIEMLRDIGKHFSVNRMLTMDSVRLRLEREQEMSFIEFNYMICQAYDYVELSRRVGCRLQMGGSDQWGNIIMGVDLGRRMGTPQLFALTTPLLTTASGAKMGKTAQGAVWLNSDQFSPYDFWQYWRNTEDADVGKFLKLFTTLPISEIAKLEALAGSEINEAKKVLATEATALLHGRDAANEAAETARRTFEEGALAESLPTVEIPRGELDAGVGVLNAFVKAGLVASNGEARRQIKGGGLRVNDVSVTDEKMTLTPAMLTPEGLIKLSLGKKRHVLLKPA
- a CDS encoding DoxX family protein, which codes for MISLSRFQPALLSLFRFITGLLLLQYGIAKIFKFPVVPYFADIPPLIWTAGALELVLGAALMIGLFTRISAFVLSGEMAFAYFMGHMFKSGSPVFLPLLNGGTAAILFCFACLYLSAAGGGPISVDALVRKESGEPSGALAGR
- a CDS encoding DUF3971 domain-containing protein, which gives rise to MAAVPVQGRSIPVDGCGPGGGQSYDGRLYREAMARNTSPQGSDHGSEYDRDYDRRTAQQAPPEWDEPDWDPDQEEAAGRRARRLLSRSSSRVHRLGDGFGTLRRWLAADRWVKRLAIGVAMVVVIFVGCFGALWWRLGAGPINLDIATPWLAEAIEENIGHGNTVEVGGTQIERAGRIRIAVRIRDIIVRDRDHAIVAVAPKAEVKLSGTALLMGRLRAESLNLVDAELAIRILPDGTVTVSAGDTAKPLATGVASKKEAGLPPTFPRSGPGMPPTATAPNAPNVATGTPAASPTASAQSGLLASLDWLDSLSMTGLDGQNLNEIGLKNGNLIVDDQQRGGKWTFENISLSLRRPSKGGVALSLGEEGAKPWSLRVTVGPAENGVRSVDIRADKVSTANILLALRPKDLTYNADLPLTGELKGELGRDGLPTYFRGKIVAGAGNIIDTDTPDYPMGIDSAEINVEWDSGRRVLVAPFKVIAGANRVTLLAHLEPPNGNTTDWQLGFSGGSILLAGIDNEPPLVFNRIAIGFRFDTDHKRVLLTQANISNGEIGVAGTATVDYANEPQLTLGFAGTPMSASAMKRMWPTLVVPELREWVIERIERGSLQRIEVAVNSPVRNLSRKGPPIPDDGLSVNIVANGVAVRPVDGMPSVHDADLRARVTGRTATVNIGQGIADTPAGRKVTISDFTFEVPDMVPKPSPSRSRFRVEGPVPAAAEMLANDRLSDLSATFVDPNTSKGTFNATISLALPVKGELTKADTVYAVTADLNGFAADKLVMNQKLEANTLKIVANNQGYQVKGDVKINGQAASLDYRKPAEGDADVKLQTTLDDASRARLGFDLGPAVSGSIPVKLSGKIAGGPEQTTRLGIEADLTSLKLDNILPGWVKLPGKSGKASFKVVPTAQSTRLEDIVVDGAGVSIRGALEIDQNGDLMNANFPVYSPSDGDKASLRVERGADGVVKGTMRGEVFDGRGFLKSAISGTTKDDGKSKLKNVDFDIDVKLGTVAGSNGETMRSVDAKMSRRNGAIKAFSLSGKVGSNTPVTADLRGGRAQGSREVIYLQTNDAGALLRFTDTTNKVYGGQMVVAMEPPTSEPTAREGLINVRDFSVRGMDQLDRVAAGGPNGAQNGVAFSALRAEFTRHNGALTIRDGVVKGPMIGATIEGAIDYPGNQVCMSGTFVPMYGVNNIFGQIPLFGIFLGGGDKEGLIGVTYEVVGTPAAPVMRVNPISAMAPGLFRKIFEFNTGKQNSPIDELATQSGDAGSPRSLSIGCNAARR